The Antarctobacter heliothermus genome includes a window with the following:
- a CDS encoding SDR family NAD(P)-dependent oxidoreductase — protein MIDLTGKTALITGGARGLGRAIATALAGAGARICVLDLPETLATAEVPAEWTVLPLDLTAPEADASLREALAGLDRLDILIANAGRVPPWRRIAALDMEEWDAVFALNVRGVALTLSAAAPHLKATQGAAVLMASINGYKAHADQALYTATKHAVLGLTRAAALDMGRDGVRVNALAPGPILTEALCGRIDARAAQGGPSADQAIATLRAETALNRLATETDVANAACFLASPLAAGITGVCLPVEAGMT, from the coding sequence ATGATTGACCTGACAGGAAAGACCGCGCTGATCACCGGCGGAGCACGCGGGCTGGGCCGCGCCATTGCAACCGCCCTTGCCGGGGCAGGTGCCCGGATCTGCGTGCTTGATCTGCCCGAAACTCTAGCGACGGCCGAAGTGCCGGCCGAGTGGACAGTGTTGCCGCTGGACCTGACCGCACCAGAGGCTGACGCCTCTTTGCGCGAGGCGTTGGCCGGGTTGGATCGTCTGGACATCCTGATTGCCAATGCCGGGCGGGTGCCGCCATGGCGGCGGATCGCGGCGCTGGACATGGAGGAATGGGACGCTGTCTTTGCCCTGAACGTGCGCGGTGTCGCGCTGACCCTGTCAGCCGCCGCCCCGCATCTGAAGGCCACGCAGGGCGCAGCGGTGCTGATGGCCTCAATCAACGGCTACAAGGCACACGCAGATCAGGCGCTTTATACCGCGACGAAACACGCGGTACTTGGCCTGACGCGGGCCGCTGCACTGGACATGGGCCGCGACGGCGTGCGGGTGAACGCGCTGGCACCGGGACCGATCCTGACAGAGGCATTATGCGGGCGGATCGACGCACGCGCGGCACAGGGCGGCCCCTCTGCCGATCAGGCTATCGCAACCCTTCGGGCGGAAACCGCGCTGAACCGTCTGGCGACGGAAACGGACGTTGCCAATGCCGCCTGTTTTCTGGCCTCACCGCTGGCCGCCGGAATCACCGGTGTCTGTCTGCCCGTCGAGGCCGGAATGACCTGA
- a CDS encoding M24 family metallopeptidase encodes MASYSDRMTRFCNSIDGAADLIFFPIGTDLDYLTGIHRDIPNYGRNLHPGHWLEGMWIAPGRDPILTLPRMTAEFGSAGKITGVDLRVLGDWDDPVEMVRGILKDLGVGEGATVAVSEDGEAEALMELQKLLPGVKFANGTKLLRPIRVIKDQDEIDLLARAGVITEQAFAATVKNLKMGMTELEISSEIDYQMRAHGSLGPSFTTSLYNSGPDHALRFGDKLGTWPRKLDTPVSVNFDFGAVLDGMCYDFGRTVAFGAPTEEQRLVHKLVMESQAAGIAALKAGEVTCEQVDKAARDVIENAGYGKDFRHRLGHGIGWDVHEPPFLTKGDTTLVREGMIFTIEPSIFRDMDFSARVEDCIVARPGGGEALTSGFQDLIVIE; translated from the coding sequence TTGGCCAGCTACTCAGACCGGATGACCCGGTTTTGCAACAGCATCGACGGTGCTGCCGACCTGATCTTTTTCCCGATCGGGACCGATCTGGACTATCTCACCGGCATTCACCGCGACATCCCCAACTATGGCCGCAACCTGCATCCCGGTCATTGGCTGGAAGGCATGTGGATCGCACCGGGCCGCGACCCGATCCTGACCCTGCCGCGCATGACCGCCGAATTTGGCAGCGCGGGAAAGATCACCGGCGTTGACCTGCGCGTTCTGGGCGACTGGGACGACCCGGTAGAAATGGTGCGCGGCATCCTCAAGGATCTGGGCGTCGGCGAAGGGGCCACTGTTGCGGTTTCCGAAGACGGCGAGGCCGAGGCGCTGATGGAACTGCAAAAGCTTCTGCCAGGCGTGAAATTCGCCAATGGCACCAAGCTGCTGCGCCCCATTCGCGTGATCAAAGACCAGGATGAAATCGACCTGCTGGCACGCGCTGGGGTAATCACCGAACAGGCCTTTGCTGCCACGGTAAAGAACCTGAAAATGGGCATGACCGAGCTCGAGATCAGCTCGGAGATCGACTATCAAATGCGAGCGCATGGCTCCCTTGGGCCGTCGTTCACCACCTCGCTGTACAACTCCGGGCCGGATCACGCGCTGCGCTTTGGCGACAAGCTGGGCACTTGGCCGCGCAAGCTGGACACGCCGGTGTCGGTCAATTTCGACTTTGGCGCGGTTCTGGATGGCATGTGCTATGACTTTGGCCGCACCGTGGCCTTTGGCGCCCCGACAGAGGAACAGCGACTGGTGCACAAGCTGGTCATGGAAAGCCAGGCAGCGGGCATCGCGGCGCTGAAGGCGGGCGAAGTTACCTGTGAGCAGGTCGACAAGGCCGCGCGTGACGTGATCGAAAACGCGGGCTACGGCAAAGATTTCCGTCACCGGCTGGGCCACGGCATAGGCTGGGACGTGCATGAACCGCCGTTCCTGACCAAGGGCGACACGACGCTGGTGCGTGAGGGCATGATCTTTACCATCGAACCGTCGATTTTCCGCGACATGGATTTCAGCGCACGGGTCGAGGATTGCATCGTCGCCCGTCCGGGGGGCGGTGAGGCGCTGACCAGTGGATTCCAGGATCTGATCGTCATCGAGTGA
- a CDS encoding ABC transporter ATP-binding protein, producing MSETVLSVRDLGRRFGSEGDFVTRALRRVGLAPPPAVVHAVEDVSFDLKAGEVLGVVGESGCGKSTLGRMVAGLLEPTSGTIDRPEAKGAALPMQMIFQDPFSSLNPRKRVKSLIGEAPRVHRLTTPAEADTYVADLMERCGIDPSYGDRFPHAFSGGQRQRVGIARALAVQPEVLVCDEAVSALDVSIQAQIVNLFMDLRDELGLTYLFISHDLGIVEHISDRVLVMYLGRVVEMGPVDRIFDAPAHPYTRALIDGVPRLDRRRTVYAPIKGDIPSPLNPPSGCAFHPRCPLATDLCRAERPALRDMGDGRQAACHHTETPT from the coding sequence ATGAGCGAGACCGTACTTTCCGTCCGCGACCTTGGCCGCCGATTTGGCTCCGAAGGGGATTTCGTCACAAGAGCTTTGCGCCGTGTCGGGCTGGCTCCGCCGCCTGCCGTGGTCCATGCGGTCGAGGATGTCAGCTTTGACCTGAAAGCGGGCGAGGTGCTGGGCGTGGTTGGGGAATCCGGCTGCGGCAAGTCCACGCTGGGCCGCATGGTTGCGGGCCTGCTGGAACCGACATCCGGCACTATTGACCGGCCCGAGGCCAAGGGCGCGGCCCTGCCGATGCAGATGATCTTTCAAGATCCGTTTTCCTCGCTGAACCCGCGCAAGCGCGTGAAAAGCCTGATCGGCGAGGCCCCGCGCGTTCACCGCCTGACGACCCCGGCCGAGGCTGATACCTATGTCGCGGACCTGATGGAGCGTTGCGGCATCGACCCCAGCTATGGCGATCGGTTTCCGCACGCTTTCTCCGGCGGTCAGCGCCAGCGGGTCGGCATCGCCCGCGCCCTTGCCGTACAACCCGAGGTGCTGGTCTGCGACGAGGCGGTCAGTGCGCTGGACGTGTCCATCCAAGCGCAGATCGTCAACTTGTTCATGGACCTGCGGGACGAACTGGGGCTGACCTATCTGTTCATCAGCCACGATCTGGGCATTGTCGAACATATCTCTGATCGCGTGCTGGTGATGTATCTGGGCCGCGTGGTTGAGATGGGTCCGGTGGACCGCATATTCGATGCCCCCGCACATCCCTATACCCGCGCGCTGATCGACGGCGTGCCGCGGCTGGACCGCCGCCGCACCGTCTATGCGCCGATCAAGGGGGACATTCCGTCACCGCTGAATCCGCCGTCGGGCTGCGCCTTTCATCCGCGCTGCCCGCTGGCCACCGATCTGTGCCGGGCGGAACGCCCCGCCTTGCGCGACATGGGCGACGGGCGGCAGGCCGCCTGCCACCACACCGAAACACCCACATAG
- a CDS encoding ABC transporter ATP-binding protein, with protein MTPVLELRDLRTSFVTPKETIHALQDLSLSVARGEILGLVGESGSGKSLTGFSINRLISPPGQVTAGEVRLHGENILPLKEKQMRRLRGQKIAMIFQDPMMTLNPVLRIGTQIRDALLAHQRLDRAQVRERAVAALDEVGIPSPEDRLNTYPHQLSGGMRQRVAIAIALLHQPDLIIADEPTTALDVTIQGQILALVQQLCRDRGTALIWISHDLAVVAGLADRIAVMYAGRIVEQGPVNDVLDSPAHPYTRGLIASVPVPGQRGGRLQQIPGRMPALTDLPPGCAFAPRCDRATAACRSMPALAPVNNSRAVRCVHPITGGQET; from the coding sequence ATGACCCCCGTTCTGGAATTGCGCGATCTGCGCACAAGTTTCGTCACCCCGAAAGAAACGATCCACGCCCTGCAAGACCTGTCGCTCAGCGTTGCGCGCGGAGAGATCCTTGGCCTTGTCGGAGAAAGCGGATCAGGCAAGTCGCTGACTGGCTTTTCCATCAACCGTCTGATCAGCCCACCGGGGCAGGTGACAGCCGGAGAGGTGCGCCTGCACGGTGAAAACATCTTGCCGCTGAAGGAAAAGCAGATGCGCCGCCTGCGCGGTCAGAAGATCGCGATGATCTTTCAGGATCCGATGATGACGCTGAACCCCGTGCTGCGCATCGGGACACAGATCCGCGATGCCCTGCTGGCGCATCAGCGGCTGGACCGCGCGCAGGTCCGCGAGCGCGCGGTGGCCGCACTGGACGAGGTCGGCATCCCGTCCCCCGAGGACCGGCTGAACACCTATCCGCACCAACTGTCCGGTGGGATGCGGCAGCGGGTGGCGATTGCCATCGCCCTGCTGCATCAGCCCGACCTGATCATCGCGGACGAACCCACTACGGCGCTGGACGTGACAATTCAGGGGCAGATCCTTGCGCTGGTGCAACAGCTTTGCCGCGACCGGGGCACGGCGCTGATCTGGATCAGCCACGACTTGGCCGTGGTCGCCGGTCTGGCTGACCGGATTGCCGTCATGTACGCCGGGCGCATCGTCGAACAAGGTCCAGTGAACGATGTTCTGGACAGTCCGGCACATCCCTACACCCGCGGGCTGATTGCCTCTGTTCCGGTGCCGGGACAGCGTGGCGGCCGGTTGCAACAGATCCCCGGACGAATGCCCGCGCTGACCGATCTGCCGCCGGGCTGTGCCTTTGCGCCTCGATGTGACCGGGCAACCGCCGCCTGCCGGTCCATGCCCGCGCTGGCACCCGTCAACAACAGTCGCGCGGTGCGCTGTGTTCATCCGATCACCGGAGGCCAAGAGACATGA
- a CDS encoding ABC transporter permease, with translation MSVPTTTATTAPAAGSIRDLIRRFLSDTGAVLALIVFVGFCIAGFGAPLIAPQNPYDLRQVDIMDSLMAPGSESFTGMTYWLGTDGQGRDMLSAMLYGIRISLVVGLASGLLALVFGTLIGLVAAFRRGWVDTVLMRIVDLQLSFPTILVALILLVILGRGVDKIIFALVVVQWAYFARTVRGVALVEGARDYVEAARGLRLGGLRILLGHILPNCLPTMLVVATMQVAMAISLEATLSFLGLGLPPTRPSLGLLIANGFDYLQSGRYWISVLPGLVLLAIIISVNVLGDRLRDVLNPRL, from the coding sequence ATGAGCGTTCCCACCACAACCGCGACAACCGCCCCCGCTGCAGGATCGATCCGCGATCTGATCCGCCGGTTCCTGTCCGACACCGGCGCGGTGCTGGCGCTGATCGTCTTTGTCGGCTTTTGCATCGCCGGGTTTGGCGCGCCGCTGATCGCGCCGCAGAACCCCTATGACCTGCGGCAGGTCGACATCATGGACAGCCTGATGGCCCCCGGCAGCGAGAGCTTTACCGGCATGACCTATTGGCTGGGCACTGACGGGCAGGGGCGCGACATGCTGTCGGCCATGCTTTACGGTATTCGCATCTCGCTGGTTGTCGGGCTTGCCTCGGGGCTGTTGGCGCTGGTCTTTGGCACACTGATCGGGCTGGTCGCCGCCTTTCGGCGCGGCTGGGTCGATACGGTGCTGATGCGGATCGTGGACCTGCAGCTCAGCTTTCCCACCATCCTTGTGGCGCTGATCCTGCTGGTGATCCTTGGGCGCGGGGTGGACAAGATCATCTTTGCGCTGGTGGTGGTGCAATGGGCCTATTTCGCCCGCACCGTGCGCGGCGTCGCACTGGTCGAAGGGGCACGCGATTATGTCGAGGCGGCGCGCGGGCTGCGCCTTGGCGGTTTGCGCATCCTGCTTGGGCATATCCTGCCGAATTGCCTACCAACCATGCTTGTCGTGGCCACCATGCAGGTCGCCATGGCCATCTCGCTGGAGGCGACGCTGTCGTTCCTTGGCCTTGGCCTGCCGCCGACCCGGCCCTCGCTGGGGCTGCTGATCGCCAACGGCTTCGATTACCTGCAATCGGGCCGCTACTGGATCAGCGTGCTGCCCGGGCTGGTTCTGCTGGCCATCATCATCAGCGTGAACGTGCTGGGCGACCGCCTGCGCGATGTCCTGAACCCCAGATTGTGA
- a CDS encoding ABC transporter permease: protein MTEYIIRRVLQALLVLMVMTLLVFFGVNVIGNPVYIFASSECDQACLTAIIKDLGLDQPIWRQYLTFVGNLIQGDMGKGFTHGVPALHLILERLPATLELAFCALLMALVVGLPLGIYAGLKPQTWTAKLIMSFSTVAFSLPVFWIGIIMILTFSVQLGWMPSVGRGDTVALGGVRLSLFTLDGLHHLAMPAFTLSLIMMAMVIRLARAGMREVMFTDYIKFARASGVPERRILGVHALKNILIPIVTVLGMEFGGVIAFAVVVESIFSWPGVGKMLIDAIGVLDRPLIVAYLICVVFMFVTLNLLIDILYSLLDPRIRLGGGRA from the coding sequence ATGACCGAATACATCATCCGACGCGTGCTACAGGCATTGCTTGTCCTGATGGTCATGACGCTGCTGGTCTTCTTTGGCGTCAACGTGATTGGAAACCCGGTCTATATTTTCGCCTCGTCCGAATGTGATCAGGCCTGCCTGACCGCGATCATCAAGGATCTGGGGCTGGATCAACCGATCTGGCGCCAGTACCTGACCTTTGTCGGCAACCTGATTCAGGGCGACATGGGCAAAGGCTTTACCCACGGCGTGCCTGCGCTGCACCTGATCCTTGAACGGCTGCCCGCGACGCTGGAACTGGCGTTCTGTGCGCTGCTGATGGCGCTGGTGGTCGGTTTGCCACTTGGCATCTACGCCGGGCTGAAGCCACAGACATGGACGGCCAAGCTGATCATGTCGTTTTCCACCGTCGCCTTTTCGCTGCCCGTCTTCTGGATCGGGATTATCATGATCCTGACCTTTTCAGTACAGCTGGGCTGGATGCCTTCTGTCGGGCGCGGCGATACAGTCGCGCTGGGGGGTGTCCGTCTCAGCCTGTTCACGCTTGACGGTCTGCACCATCTGGCAATGCCCGCCTTTACCCTGTCGCTGATAATGATGGCCATGGTGATCCGGCTGGCCCGCGCTGGCATGCGTGAGGTCATGTTCACCGACTATATCAAATTCGCCCGCGCCAGCGGCGTGCCCGAGCGGCGCATCCTTGGCGTTCATGCGCTCAAGAACATCCTGATCCCCATTGTCACCGTGCTGGGGATGGAGTTTGGCGGCGTGATCGCCTTTGCCGTGGTGGTCGAGTCGATCTTTTCCTGGCCCGGTGTGGGCAAGATGTTGATCGACGCAATCGGCGTGCTCGACCGGCCCTTGATTGTTGCCTATCTGATCTGCGTGGTCTTCATGTTCGTGACCCTGAACCTGCTCATCGACATTCTTTATTCCCTGCTTGATCCCCGCATCCGGCTGGGTGGGGGTCGCGCATGA
- a CDS encoding ABC transporter substrate-binding protein, giving the protein MKPWITGALCAAMMTAAPVVAEEVLTIGVRSEASSLDPHWTQLSADVQVHEHIFEKLVALDSASQPIPGLAVSWQALDDTTWEFKLREGVKWHDGEDFTADDVLFTFDRLKAGISGAPASPAFQLDKGGKVWTKVDDLTIHITTDGPYPTVAEDLAMLPILAEHAAKGAVESVDFNSGKATMGTGPFKYDTFTPGASVTVVKNPDWWGGDVEWDKVVFRPVTQDASRLAALLNGDVDIIDYPPTVDLPQLQENPEFTVSTIPSDRLIYLMPGYKHVERFITDNDGNVMVPNPMRDWRVRKALSLAINREAIRDRIMGGASLPAKNIVPPGFFGYVEGLEADAYDPAAALALLAEAGYADGFRLMLHGPNDRYINDGRILEAVAQMWTRVGITTEVDAMPRNIFFSRLIRGDDLSMPGFDVPEFSMSLTGWGTVAGEATYTVSGTLETYNAATGGGNGNFGRYSNPEIDARSVLAKRTVDSEKRLALLQEAIRIGMDDYAYIPLHFQVNNWAMRAGLTHKPRTNERTLATEISRVD; this is encoded by the coding sequence ATGAAACCATGGATAACCGGCGCGTTGTGCGCCGCAATGATGACGGCTGCGCCCGTGGTGGCCGAAGAGGTGTTGACCATCGGCGTCCGGTCTGAGGCCAGTTCGCTTGATCCGCACTGGACCCAGTTGTCCGCCGACGTGCAGGTGCATGAGCATATCTTTGAAAAGCTGGTGGCGCTGGATTCCGCCTCGCAGCCGATCCCCGGTTTGGCCGTGTCCTGGCAGGCGCTGGATGACACCACCTGGGAATTCAAGCTGCGCGAAGGCGTGAAATGGCACGACGGCGAGGATTTCACCGCCGATGACGTGCTGTTCACCTTTGACCGGCTGAAGGCTGGCATTTCCGGTGCGCCCGCGTCTCCGGCGTTCCAGCTGGACAAGGGCGGCAAGGTCTGGACCAAGGTCGATGACCTGACGATCCACATCACCACCGATGGCCCCTATCCCACCGTTGCCGAAGATCTGGCCATGTTGCCGATCCTTGCAGAGCACGCGGCCAAGGGTGCTGTGGAATCCGTTGATTTCAACAGCGGCAAGGCCACAATGGGCACTGGCCCGTTCAAATATGACACCTTCACCCCCGGCGCCAGTGTCACAGTGGTCAAGAACCCCGACTGGTGGGGCGGCGACGTGGAATGGGACAAGGTTGTCTTTCGCCCGGTTACGCAGGATGCCTCGCGTCTTGCGGCGTTGCTGAACGGCGACGTGGACATCATTGACTATCCGCCCACAGTCGACTTGCCGCAATTGCAGGAAAACCCCGAATTCACCGTCTCGACCATCCCGTCGGACCGGCTGATCTATCTCATGCCCGGCTACAAGCACGTCGAGCGTTTCATCACCGACAATGACGGCAACGTCATGGTGCCGAACCCGATGCGTGACTGGCGCGTACGCAAGGCGCTGAGCCTGGCCATCAACCGCGAGGCGATCCGCGACCGGATCATGGGGGGCGCATCCCTGCCAGCCAAGAACATCGTTCCGCCGGGCTTTTTCGGCTATGTCGAAGGGCTTGAGGCCGATGCCTACGATCCCGCTGCCGCCCTTGCACTGCTGGCCGAGGCTGGCTATGCCGACGGTTTCCGCCTGATGCTGCACGGCCCGAACGACCGCTACATCAACGATGGTCGCATCCTTGAGGCGGTGGCGCAGATGTGGACCCGTGTCGGCATCACGACCGAAGTTGACGCCATGCCGCGCAACATCTTCTTTTCGCGGCTGATCCGTGGCGACGACCTGTCGATGCCCGGTTTCGACGTACCCGAGTTCTCGATGTCGCTGACCGGCTGGGGCACCGTGGCGGGTGAGGCGACCTATACCGTCTCCGGCACGCTGGAAACCTACAACGCAGCAACGGGTGGTGGGAACGGCAACTTTGGCCGCTATTCCAATCCGGAGATCGACGCCCGGTCGGTTCTGGCCAAGCGTACTGTCGACTCGGAAAAGCGGCTTGCCCTCCTGCAAGAGGCGATCCGCATCGGCATGGACGACTACGCCTACATTCCGCTGCACTTTCAGGTGAACAACTGGGCCATGCGCGCCGGGTTGACCCACAAGCCGCGCACGAATGAGCGCACGCTGGCCACCGAAATCAGTCGCGTCGACTGA
- a CDS encoding NAD-dependent succinate-semialdehyde dehydrogenase produces the protein MSELLRQANLIGGEWVGADDGGTINVTDPSSGDVIGQVPNAGAEETRRAIAAAHDAFPAYAAKTVTERAALLRALSAEIIANADELARILTLEQGKPLTESKGEVMSSAAYVQWFAEEIRRARGEVIPSPWPNRRLMTTKHPVGVVAAITPWNFPSSMLARKLGPALAAGCPVVVKPATATPYSGIAWGVLAERVGFPPGVVNILTGSAKAIGGEIMDNPKVRKVTFTGSTEIGKELLRGAAGTVKKVSMELGGNAPFIVFDDADLDRAVDGAMIAKFRNAGQTCICSNRVYVQAGIYDAFVERLAERARALTVAPGLEDGAEQGPMVDAPALAKISELVQDAVDKGGKVLAGGAPHERGGLFYAPTVIADATPEMRVTQEEIFGPVAPVYRFETEEEAIAMANDTVYGLAAYAYTGDLGRTFRLQDGLEYGLIGINEVLIVTPEIPFGGLKESGMGKEGGWQGLDDYLETRYTCIGGF, from the coding sequence ATGTCGGAATTGCTGCGGCAGGCCAATTTGATTGGCGGAGAATGGGTCGGCGCGGATGATGGCGGCACGATCAACGTGACCGATCCGTCCAGCGGAGACGTGATCGGGCAGGTGCCGAACGCGGGTGCCGAAGAAACCCGGCGCGCCATTGCGGCGGCGCATGACGCCTTTCCGGCCTATGCTGCCAAAACAGTGACTGAACGCGCCGCGCTGTTGCGCGCGCTGAGTGCCGAAATCATCGCCAATGCGGATGAACTGGCGCGCATCCTGACACTGGAACAGGGCAAGCCGCTGACTGAGTCCAAGGGAGAGGTGATGTCCTCTGCCGCCTATGTGCAATGGTTCGCTGAGGAAATCCGCCGCGCGCGCGGCGAGGTCATCCCTTCGCCCTGGCCCAACCGGCGGCTGATGACAACAAAACACCCGGTCGGCGTCGTCGCCGCAATCACACCGTGGAATTTCCCCTCGTCGATGCTGGCGCGGAAACTTGGCCCGGCACTGGCGGCTGGCTGCCCGGTGGTGGTGAAACCGGCCACGGCCACCCCCTATAGCGGGATCGCTTGGGGTGTGTTGGCCGAACGGGTCGGCTTTCCCCCCGGCGTGGTCAACATCCTCACCGGCTCTGCAAAGGCCATCGGCGGTGAGATCATGGACAACCCCAAGGTGCGCAAGGTCACCTTTACCGGCTCGACCGAGATCGGCAAAGAGTTGCTGCGCGGCGCGGCGGGGACGGTCAAGAAGGTCAGCATGGAGCTGGGCGGAAACGCGCCCTTTATCGTGTTTGACGACGCCGATCTGGACCGCGCGGTCGACGGCGCGATGATCGCCAAGTTCCGCAACGCCGGTCAGACCTGCATCTGTTCCAACCGGGTCTACGTGCAGGCGGGAATCTACGATGCCTTTGTCGAACGGCTGGCGGAACGCGCCCGCGCGCTGACCGTCGCCCCCGGTCTGGAAGATGGCGCAGAACAAGGCCCGATGGTTGACGCACCCGCGCTGGCCAAGATTTCCGAACTGGTACAGGACGCGGTGGACAAGGGCGGCAAAGTTCTGGCCGGTGGCGCGCCGCATGAGCGCGGCGGGCTGTTCTACGCCCCGACCGTAATCGCCGATGCGACGCCCGAAATGCGCGTCACGCAGGAAGAAATTTTTGGTCCCGTCGCCCCGGTTTACCGCTTTGAGACCGAAGAAGAGGCCATCGCGATGGCCAATGACACGGTCTATGGTCTGGCGGCCTATGCCTACACCGGCGACCTTGGCCGGACCTTCCGGCTGCAGGACGGGCTGGAATATGGGCTGATCGGCATCAACGAAGTGCTGATCGTCACGCCGGAAATCCCGTTTGGCGGCCTCAAGGAATCCGGCATGGGCAAAGAGGGCGGATGGCAGGGTCTCGATGATTACCTTGAAACTCGCTACACCTGCATTGGCGGATTCTGA
- a CDS encoding NAD(P)/FAD-dependent oxidoreductase, producing the protein MRYDLAIIGGGLAGTATAYYACLAGARVILLERRDVNLGASGSNAGSIHAQIPFDPFRNLGVDWARHYSEVLPLFIQSIGLWERLEQELGGDLGFVAKGGLMVAGSDDEMSALRIKADIERAQGLRIDLWTGDDLDRHAPFLTGGFPGGAFCPIEGKADPFKVAPLFLRRAREAGLTLRRNAPVTAIAPEQGGFAVTTGDEVIHATRVVNAAGADAAAVARMVGVSVPIEAHAIQVSVTEKRPALLPWLLYFTSEKLTLKQAAEGGFLIGGGWPARMRGGPVVDHRSVLRNLALAQRLVPGLGDVQIVRSWAALVNGTPDWRPVLGEVPQVPGFFLNLFPWMGFTAGPAVSRAIAALALGETPDVDLAPFSL; encoded by the coding sequence ATGCGATACGATCTTGCGATCATTGGCGGCGGGTTGGCGGGCACCGCCACCGCCTATTATGCCTGTCTGGCCGGGGCGCGGGTGATCCTGCTGGAACGGCGGGACGTCAATCTGGGCGCATCTGGGTCGAATGCCGGGTCGATCCATGCGCAGATCCCCTTTGATCCGTTCCGCAATCTGGGTGTGGATTGGGCGCGCCACTACTCCGAAGTTTTGCCACTGTTCATACAGTCCATCGGCCTGTGGGAGCGGTTGGAACAGGAGTTGGGCGGAGATCTTGGGTTTGTCGCCAAGGGCGGCCTGATGGTGGCCGGGTCGGACGATGAAATGTCCGCTCTGCGTATCAAGGCAGACATCGAACGCGCGCAGGGTCTGCGAATCGACCTGTGGACTGGCGATGATCTGGACCGTCACGCGCCCTTTCTGACCGGCGGGTTCCCCGGCGGTGCCTTTTGTCCGATCGAGGGCAAGGCCGATCCGTTCAAGGTTGCGCCGCTGTTCCTGCGGCGCGCGCGTGAGGCGGGGTTGACCCTGCGCCGCAACGCCCCGGTGACGGCTATTGCGCCAGAGCAGGGCGGCTTTGCCGTGACCACGGGCGATGAGGTGATCCACGCGACCCGCGTCGTAAACGCCGCCGGGGCGGATGCCGCCGCCGTCGCGCGGATGGTCGGCGTATCTGTCCCGATCGAGGCGCACGCCATTCAGGTCAGCGTGACTGAAAAGCGCCCGGCCCTGCTGCCGTGGCTGCTGTATTTCACCTCTGAAAAGTTGACACTGAAACAGGCTGCCGAGGGCGGCTTTCTGATCGGCGGCGGCTGGCCCGCGCGGATGCGCGGCGGCCCGGTGGTCGATCATCGGTCGGTTTTGCGCAACCTTGCGCTGGCGCAGCGGCTGGTGCCCGGTCTGGGCGACGTCCAGATCGTGCGCAGCTGGGCCGCGCTGGTGAACGGCACACCCGATTGGCGGCCCGTACTGGGAGAGGTGCCGCAGGTGCCGGGGTTCTTCCTCAACCTCTTTCCGTGGATGGGCTTTACCGCCGGTCCAGCCGTGTCCCGCGCCATTGCCGCGCTGGCCTTGGGAGAGACGCCAGATGTCGATTTGGCCCCGTTCTCACTCTGA
- a CDS encoding sugar phosphate isomerase/epimerase family protein — protein MAAFEVAASTFPYLYSRTGLDSLRHLHGMGYSKFELMIFPPHSWPSDLSEADIKEYKAWLDGEGTQITSFCYPLIDNNPNSPDRHMRDYTLDRYREAIDMSAELNCPYVVMIPGAYGGLIDPPKQWLDDWFVESAKKVVEHAKGTGVRILLENVPFTHRPSAQDMKDLCGMIGDIGVNYDVCNGVYIKEDAGDAIRLLGDLCENVHISDSPADVFKHERLGTGIVDPAPVMQALKDIGYDKVTVLEMISDANLPDTDPEGDIRASHDILAQHGWAAL, from the coding sequence ATGGCCGCATTCGAGGTCGCCGCCAGCACCTTTCCCTATCTTTACTCCCGGACAGGTCTGGATTCCCTGCGCCATCTGCACGGCATGGGCTACAGCAAGTTTGAGCTCATGATCTTCCCACCGCACTCTTGGCCGTCCGATCTGTCAGAGGCCGACATTAAGGAATACAAGGCCTGGCTGGATGGCGAAGGCACGCAGATCACTTCGTTCTGCTATCCGCTGATCGACAACAACCCCAACTCCCCAGACCGCCACATGCGCGACTACACGCTGGATCGCTACCGCGAGGCGATCGACATGTCGGCGGAACTGAACTGCCCCTATGTGGTCATGATCCCCGGCGCCTACGGCGGGCTGATCGACCCGCCCAAGCAATGGCTGGACGACTGGTTTGTCGAATCAGCCAAGAAGGTGGTCGAGCATGCCAAGGGCACCGGCGTGCGCATCCTGCTGGAAAACGTCCCCTTCACGCACCGCCCCTCGGCGCAGGACATGAAGGACCTGTGCGGCATGATCGGCGACATCGGCGTCAACTATGACGTCTGCAACGGCGTCTACATAAAGGAAGACGCGGGCGATGCGATCCGCCTGTTGGGTGACCTGTGTGAAAACGTCCACATCTCGGACAGCCCGGCGGATGTGTTTAAACATGAGCGCCTAGGCACCGGCATCGTCGATCCCGCACCGGTGATGCAGGCGCTCAAGGACATCGGTTATGACAAGGTAACCGTGCTTGAGATGATCTCGGACGCCAATCTGCCCGACACCGACCCCGAAGGCGACATTCGCGCCAGCCATGACATTCTTGCCCAGCACGGCTGGGCGGCGCTGTAA